AAGTGGGTTAAGTTTGTCCCTGAAGTGAGCAggttccttttctttttaaaaagcactcttaaaaaaataaggagGGAAAAACTGTAGTCTTCTGACATCTGATCTAATCAGCTTGAACACACCTTGGCAATCGTTAGTCATGAAATCATTCTTCTGCAATATTCAGGCATATTTGGCAGCCCCGATATATCTTTTCATAACATACACATCTGTGCCAAATGTGTTGCTTTTatcacaaaataaacatttgttaGGTTATGCTTTCTTTCACTTTCACTAAGACTGAGGCTAAAGTGATCCATCCTTCAGGCTGCCCAGGGCCAAACAACTTGTTGAATTGCACAATGCCGGGCTGGCCTTAAACTGCCTGACACTGTCCCTGTGAGCTCACGTCAGACGTGCATGGCTGACCCtaacacccccacccacccgtACCTATCATGTTCGAAAATCCACTTGGGCGATCAAAGTTTAATGCAGGCTTTTCCAGGTCTATGcatgttttggtcttaaaagaTCATGTAATGCAGGAAAGTGTATGGAATTTGATAattggcttttttctttttttttctttttttttaaaagcggATTATACAGGGTTCCCGCTGGTCCTGAGATTTCCAGGAGGTCACGGAGTTTAATATTCATGGCCAAGGAAATCAGAGGTTGACTAAGAGTGCCAGGGAATTTCATGAATGGGGTCACTTAACAGGAATAGGGTTTACTTGAATGCTCTTTATAACTGAATTATTAATTTATGGAAAGTAGTGAGATTATTGAGTCTTTGATAATAGTTTTCTTTAgtctacagttttttttttcaagagtgCGGCTCACTAGCCCATACGTATCGGCTATACCCTAGATCAGAAGAATTTAGGAAAAGTGTTTGAAACTCTTTTCACGGTTATAACAACTGTTATTGAGCCCAATCCCCTTGTCACTCTCTATGGAGTTCCCCAGGAGGAAATGCAACTATCGGCTGAAGGATTTAGCTCCCTTGCTTTTGCAATTGTACTTACAgtacattacttttttttttgagattttttttttagggtatttttaggcctttattgacaggacagctgaagaaatgaaaggggagagagaggggggaatgacatgcagcaaagggccgcaggtcagagtcaaacctggGCCCGCTGCAACAAGGagtacacctctatatatgggcgcccgctcaaccaactgagctatccgggcgccagTACTTTACTTACAGTAAGTGGTAGGATGCTGCCCCACCCTCCCACACATTCCCAGGGGCTTAAGGACATATGCCTAAAACTGGAGAAGATTAGGCAGACAGTGCTAGGGTCAGAGAAAAATGTTACCATGGTATCTAACCCTTTTTGTTCGACCCTCCACAGTAGTTTAGGAGTAGTGCAGTAGGTTCTTCTGTATTCCCTCCTTTTTTTAAGGATGTCCGGTCCTTGAGATGTGAtcgtatttatttattttgcacaaTGTGTGGCTGTGTTACTCCTGACCTGGggctgaaaatgaaaatgattgaaaaaaatacaaccAACTTGTTGGAAAGAACATTCTCTTCAGCTAAATGGTGACTAAGACCAGTGCAAACTAAGCAGATGAAGAATGTTTATCCTCAACCTTCGTGACGCTGAATAGAAACATTTATTGGACAAATGTCTCATCCAACACTGTTAAAAATATCATACATttggggcacctgggtagctcacctgcgccccatatacagaggcttagtccttgccgcagcggccgtgggttcgatTCCGAattgcagccctttgctgcatgtcattccccccctctcccctactcctgtcttcagctgtcctatctaataaatgcccaaaaaatactctttaaaaaaagtcatacattcTGTGAGTCATCAAGGTTTGAAGAATTAAttttcattcatgtgtaattatatCTGCTGTCAAATTGTGGAATTGCATAGTATAATAAAGCTGCAACgtttttaaaattatattttaatacgGCTATTTAGTCAAACAAGAGACCCTAATTTAAGTAATTCCATCATCATTCATTTTCTTAAAGACAAATTATGAAATTATGCCTGCTTATGTGATATAAAATAGCTTTTCTTGATGCATAAAGTGATAACCTTCAATGCATCTGTAGTTTACTGATTTTTAACTGGTCATTGTTGTCTAATTTAGAAATTGGTCTGACAATGTGACTATTGTTATGTGATCCCACTGGGGTAATCTCATAACCTTGGCCTTATATATTCACACATATATTCCCAATAAAAATATGATCTACTATAGAAAGAGCTTGACCATAGCCTGCATCATACTTCTTCTTCACATTTTGGTCTTAGAGGTTTTCTAGTAGAGCTTCTTCACTCTATATAGACCAAActacttgttttctttttacaaatagTTACCATAGTGATGCCCTTATTAAGTGGcttattattttctcaattgatGAGTAAATCATTTGGTCcataaaatgtcatgaaaaaaaagtttaaattgtCCGCCGCAATTTGCTATTTGGCTTAAGAAATGACTTTAAATTTGTAATGGATTATCAAACTAGTTGTAAATTAAATTTTCTGTCTATCACCTAATCATCTCTGCTCTAGATTTGTTTACCTCTTATACTCAATTGTAAGGGAAGACGAAAATTCTTGGCATATTCTGGAGAATTGTGTGTAACTATTGGAGTGGTAAAAAATATACAACATTCTAAGCTGGAGTAAATTGTACTTATATAAATAAACAGGCTGTAAAAAGGATTTGATATAGTTTACACTGTTCTGGGTTTCCCACAATGAGGTTTTGAAGGACTTTGGCATCTTTAGGTCTGAGTGCAGGGATGAGCTCtgaccactagagggcagtGAAGGCtcagggctgtgtgtgtgtgtttttgtgtgtgtgtgtgtgtgtgtgtgtgtgtgtgtgtgtgtgtgtgtgtgtgtgtgtgtgtgtgtgtgtgtgtgtgtgtgtgtgtgtgtgtgtgtgtgtgtgtgtgtgtgtgtgtgtgtgtgtgtgtgtgtgtgtgtgtgtgtgtgtgtgtgtgtgtgtgtgtgtgtgtgtgtgttttgtcaggtCAGACAACAAGGTGACGGTCCACTTCATCAACCGAGACGGGGAGAAGGTCACAGCGAAGGGGTCGCCGGGAGACTCCCTGCTGGATATTGTCATTAATGAAGACCTTGACTTTGATGGCTTTggtacactcactcactcactactcTCTGGTGTAGGATAGACTGAGATTTAGAGATTTGGATAGATCTAATCAGCAGCGTCTCTCTGCTCACTTCTTTCATCACCCATTGTGGGTGTGGTTTCAGGGGCATGTGAGGGAACCTTGGCGTGCTCCACGTGCCATCTGATCTTTGACGAGGACGTCTACAAGACTCTGGGGCCAGTCACAGACGAGGAGATGGACATGCTAGATTTAGCCTACGGCTTGACTGACACGtaaggtggacacaaacacttGCCTTGAACACACAGCAGGCCAAACCGGTCTGTCCAGTAGTGAGATTCCATCGACCACAGCTACTTAAATTGGATTTTTTGTATTCGTCAGTGGCCGCATCTCCACATAGACAATGCTTGTTAATtggatgaattaattaatttttctaTAAAAATGTGCTGATAATGTGAATGTGTCTTATCCTTTTTTAAGACTTGTGTGTCGCACCCTGCATGATGCTGATGAGATGTTTCTGTTGAGGTAATGAGATTAGTAAGAGTTAATCTTACACCAGCATCAACTTAACTCAGCATAGCAGGGGGCCGTACTGTTCAACGAGCTGTAACTACAACAGTGACATATTGTCAGTTACAccttattataataatataggAAAAACAACTTGTGCTTCAACTTTACAAAAGACACTCGTATTTTGGcttcatttcaatttcaaataacTACCAATAAAAACATCTGTATATAGAGGTGATTAAAGAGTGTAAATAAACGAAATGCCTGTTGCTGAAAAAATGGCGACCCGAAAGCTTAAGatttaaaggcgctgacacaccaacccgattaccGGCCGTCGGACgttctggcgaggtcggtgactggagttcattttggccgatttgacttgttgaatcggccggtgggcagtcggactcaatgaccaatctgattggtggagtgctagcccttgactagcgattcagtgcacgagaaaaccggagctgacaacgccagtatcttcttattactagccatcgatccttcttgactacgGTCAAAACTCtgtgatgaaaacaatgactgacgacagcgtgctctttctagagagatgttccgtcatttccggttttcattttttggggcgacgatacagattagcgccgcctgctgttatggagacattAAGTCTCATGCACgcacagaacgtacgctcacgtctgcgtcgcttcggtgtgtcccgaggcactttttggaccgatgggagccgactgatcagtccgactgccttttctgccatcaggttggtgtgtcacaGCCTCAACACTCCTTATTTTTTCTCCCCACAGATCTCGCCTGGGTTGCCAGATCTGTCTGACGAGGTCTCTGGAGGGCTTGGTGGCCAGGGTTCCGGAGAGTGTAGCGGACATCCGACAGAGCAAAGACGGATCCTCTTAACCCGCGGCGGGGCGACGTGGCTGTAGACATTGTGCCCGGTCAGGACTGAGGGAATGTGCACAGGGACGATGGTGGGTGTTAATCTGTCAGCACTGCTGGACTGCcacaacattattattatttttttttttatgaaaatactTCCAAGTCACCGACAACAAGAGCCAGCTTTTAATAACCAGAATGTAACAATACAGGATTTGGACTCGcaaatccatttttattttttattttatagaaaGTAAAACTACATAGGCAAGAGTTTTAGAGTAAACTCTGTAACCATTAGAGAACCTTGCCATCCTAGTGTGAGGAAGTATGGCAAAATATTACGACATAAACTCTAAGCTAAGACAAACCTATGATATCATATCCTTATAAACTCTTCATGTTAATCCTAATCACTTAAAAAACTTGTATTAGTTACTATGACTGATACATGAACATCACTTTGCAGACTGCAACATGTGCTAGTTTGTGGCTGTGCCTTCGATTATCTAAGAAAGTATCTTTTGATTTTCTTGTTACTATGACTGAATTTACAAgattctctctttgtgtgtaaaTGCAGTCATTATCACTGAACAAGGAAAAGGTCCACCGCTAAAAGACTACACAGCTGACTGCAGCCTGTGAAGGAAATGTTTGTGAACCAATGCAACTAACAGTTCTTGACGCCTCAGAGATTGTGCTGATGTCCCCCAATATTTTATTCTACATATGTATACCCCTACTATTGTTGGTTTGATCAGATCCTTTATGTAACCGTATAATTCAGTCATGTGATTGTACATAGctagaacacacacatatatatctatgtatagaatgaaaaataatgtaataaaaaaatcaccttTCTAATGGCGTGTTGAACTGTcagttttttcatgtttttatatattcagTTTGAAAATATCTTGTTTCTAGCATGTCCTTATTTCCCCCTACCGATAACCACAACCGTAAACCAATAATTACATCAAACGTTAATCAGGTCATTTTATTTGCAAATGCAGGTTCTTTTAGGCTTGTTAACACAGCGTATGAATACATGTATATAGAAAGGAGGCATAGACAATATAATAAAGCAACAGTCTTATGGCCtatttaaacaacattttgAGCTGCATAAAATATAAAGCTTGAAAAACATCCTTGGGGGGTCATATTTACATAATAGAAACATTGCGACAGGAcacatttgattaattcaaATCAATACAGGCATGTGTGAAAACCACATTGTTGGCAACAAATAGAAAATCAAGGATCATACCTACAAATTGTTCTACTGCGTGTATGTACTGCTGTATGTGCTGGAACACGACCTTTCATATGTCACGTGTGCTAATGCTGAGAAGCGTTTGAAATGTGtatagtgttaaaaaaaaaaaaaaaaaaagacttttagAACAGTGTATGCCAAATGTAATGACCAAATATTTAAAGAGCAAAGACTCACTGCAGACAGAAAAACCTAATCGGTGTCACCTAAAAAAGGAGTTGTTCAATAATAAGAGGCAGTTCAGATTTCCCACTAAATCACATGACCTTAATCTCCAAGTCTTGTGTAAATTTGGAACCTATTTGTTAAAGTTAAGATACCAACAGTAACACGAAGTGATGCTTCTGAATCAAAACTATAACCATGATTGTATTAGCCGTTATATAAGCTATAGCGGTACACTGatttggtgtaaaaaaaaaaaaaaacttattaaaTCCCATAATGTCTCCTACTAATTATGTTTAAATGCAACTATTGTGGttaaacttttaatttgaaatcaaatcattttaaataagtGCTGATGCAGGAAATCAGTGATGCTCACATAATGTTAAAAGTTGTGTAGGCCGGCTCTTTAAAGGGTTTACTTTATAATAAACTCAGTATAGTCATTAACCATTCATTAATGGTACCTAATAGATTTAAATGTCCAAACATAATGCAGCAGAAAATCCAATGATGAATCATTAGTGAGAGATTTTACTTGTTCGTGGTAAAAGAAGGCAACACCAGGTAGTTTAAATTGGCAGGTTTTAACTTTGGCCTGATTtagttcaaaataaaaacaagttacAAAGTTACattcttctaaaaaaaaaaaagcccatggACTGGACACAACTTAGTTTCATTATGCATTTGATACAAAAACAATCCATCAGTTTAGACTGTTCTAAACATTTTTCAATAGTATTTGTGCATCTGCAAGTGTAACTCCAGCATTGAGGACATTCAagcaaaaatgtatacattccCTTAATGGCAATAAGCTTAGTTTAAAATGTAGCTGGTTTTGCTTGAAAGCTAGTTTTTCTACCAAAGCAGATTAATACAATTTTAAGTCCTGTCACAGACTCAGGCAAAATGTATCGGACGGTAGAGGTCAATGCGTTAAGAGTCTAACGAAACACTAAAAAGCAGTCATGCATTTAAGGTGCTGAGTATAATAACCATTTAGTTTGTCTTTTCTAGTGTGTGTTTAAGTTAAGTGATTTGTCTTGTTGTATTCATCTAACCCAGTTCTGCTCCAGTCCTAATCAGACATAAGATTCTTCAGCAAACAGAAGCTGGTCAAAGTCTGGTTCTGCTGCGGGATCGCTGCACCTCTTCAGCCATTCCTTGCGACTCTCCAGCAGAGCGAGCGTCACCTGCTGGCTGCTCTGGGGGTTACTGCGCGGGTGAGAGGAGAAGTAATCCCTCACTGCTTTGGTGGCAAAGGGGGAGAGACAGAACCGGGCCTCTGGTGTCCCTCCCTGTGAATCCACCTCCGAGACCTTCAGTCCCGGGTCGCTGGGCAGCCTGGCCCGTGTCAGGGTGGAGGCCCGGTCCACGACCTGGTGTCCGGGCTCTGATCCCCGGCGCTTGTAGAGCCGGGCGTCGCATCCCTCGTCCACGGAGTGGGACTTGTGTTGCTTGAACAGGGACAGAGACGGACCACTCTGCCTGTAGAAACAAGATGGCGAAGGCTGCTTCAGCTCGTTGGCTTCCCTTTCAGCTGCGCCGCTGTGGTGGGTGCTGTCACCTCCTGTATGGCCATGGGTGCTGTTGAGCGGGGAGTCTGAGGAATGGAGCCAGGGGGGCTTGGGAAATTGGAGACTCCCTGTAGAGCGGTGGTGGGAAGGGGGGCTGGATGAGTCCTGGTTAGGATGACGGGGCTTGTGGGAGTCCGGGCCAGGCCTCCCCTTTACATggctcccccctcctcctcctcctcctcctgctgcatCTTTCGAGGCTCTGCTGATGGTTTTGGGCTTCTGTTGGCTGCAGATCAGTTTTGCCCCCCCCCGTTCGCATGCTTTTCCTTTCACTGGGACAGGTTTCCCAAGTTGGAGCGACTTATCAGTAGGATCTCCCTGTTTGTAGAAACACAGAGTGCATTGAGTTTAGATTCTCTTCACCATATATTTTTCTCAAAGGTCCACTTATTGATGATCTGCAGCTCAAGGCCTTTATTCAGTGGGTGGAGCTGGTCGGGTAACTTTCGGTCAGGTTAGAACAAGTTGTCATATTGTGGGGGAAAGCATACCCCCGCATTGGTTCTGGGATGGTCTCCCTGATCTTTCTCTGGCTCTTGGTTGATGAAGTCATATTGTCTGTATCTGGAGTTTGACCATGTTCCCCACAGCTGCTGTACGTAATGCCATATACCAACCACATCATTCTTCTTTACCTGGGGATCTTGATTTATGGTGTACCAGCTTAGATCTTATGGTGGTTTTATTGAGCATCAGCTCCCTCTGACTTTAAATGACTCACTATGTGTTCTGACAGTCCAGCCATGTAAGGAAGTATGGAGCCGGGACAGTGAATGACTTAAGATTTtggcattgaaaataaaatttaaaactCCACTGAAAATAAAACGGGTATAACGTTTTATTCTGTtgtgatagtttttttttgcattctggtgtgggtagtttttttttacccaatGACAACTGATGTTTTCTATGGCAAAATATTCAGTCTCTGTCCTGGCTCCATAAAGGCGTCCCACTGGGTTGCTTCTAGTGGTCCCTGTTGTGTTTCTAGTGCCATGGTCTTAAGACAGGGTGTGCATTCAACAATTTTTTATTGTACAGGGACTTTATTGGCATTAATGTTTCAATAACAGTGTAGTGTCACGGAAAAGTAAATTTTTGGTAactatttttcgacatgctatactatgacttttcgtcACACtacactattacttttttcaacatactacactaacatttttatcacttttcaacatactatactattactttttagggatactataatatgacatttctattactttttctgcatactatactatgacttttttcgtcattctatatactatgacttttattgtttttcagcatactatactgtatgttgttttttttaagtgtgaaCAACAAATAATAGAATGGAAAGTTGGAATATCAGCTTCAGGAGTAGCTCAGTGAGATAAGTTGCTGACGCAACAGTCTGAGGTTCAAGGATCAAATCCCACATTTGTGTTGACCGTTTTTCAACTTCTCTCCTCTGAAATGTGACCGATAAATACAACTTCCAACCAGCATGTGGTATCAGATCAAATAGCTCAGTGTGATGGAACGCTGGTTGGAAGAACACAATGGCTGTGAGCTCAATACTCACGAGAAGCACACCTTATGATGAGGTTCAACACCCAGAAACATGAggtctttcacccaggagactggagTTCATGTCATGTGTGTCATGGAAAAGTACTTTCCAAAACTCAACTGTCTGAGTCAGTTGGGATTAGGAAAGTACTTAACCATGACATTTGGGACATGAACCCTGGTCTGCTGGGTCAAAGGCCCAAGTTGTCCTTATGACACTTAGAGAAAAAAATTCATGGTTGAAGTCGGCAAAAGGTAAGGTGCGTTGCAACCCCATAGGGGTTGCAACGCACCATTTATGACACTTGGGAAACCCCAATGCCGCGCCTTCGGGCGGCATTGGGGTTTCCCCCTTTGGGGAGGCATTGGGGTTGCTGGTGGGCACTGCCCCCTTTGGTAGGCACCACCCCTTCGGGGTGGTGCCTACCTTACACGCATCCTGCCAGATGTGaacccggctctcctgggtgataGGCTGATGCACATTCGACTCTGCCACCACCTCTGCCGCCACCTCCAGTGGTTACAGTGCACAGTTAAGACGAACtcttgggtttaggaaagaaagaaattttCTGTGAAACACTTTGTGTTTCAGGGTGTTAAAACCACTTAATGAAGTGGACCTCATGGGTATTGAACTCCCAACCATTGTGCTCTTCCAACCAGCGCTGCATCATGCTGAGCTATCTGATATGATACACTTTGCTACTGTTTTGAGTATTTGACTTTTCCCTTCCAGTTTTAGACTTTGAAAATGGACAGCACCCCGAAGGGATCGAACTTTCAACCTCCAATCTCCTTGAGACTTCAACCGTCACCTTATCTTGCTGAGCTATATGCAAAGCTTGTGAAGGCTTTGGTTGGAAGTTGTATTTATCGGTCACATTTCAGAGGAGAGAAGTTGAAAAACTGTCAAGACAAATGTGGGATTTGATCCTTCAACCTCAGATTGTTGAGTCAGTAGCTTATCTCAGTGAGCTACTCCTGCAGCTGATAGTTCACGTTTCCGTTCTATTATTTGTTGTTCACACTTTGTCCTTGTAGACTAatttatttcatgtgacaaataaacttGATTGATTAATTAGTTGGTTGATCTGTTAATTGCTTGATTAATGTATTAATTGATAGGTTAATTGCTTGATTACTTAATTGATTAATTAGGAATAGCTCACAGATATAACTGACTCAACAATCTGAGATTGAAGGAATGAATCCCACTTTTGTCTTTACAGTTTTTAAGTGCTCTCCCCTGTAGTTTGAACAATAAATACATCATCCAACCAGAACCTTTACAAGCTTTGCATATAGTTCAGCAAGGTAAGGTGAAGGTTAAAGTCTCAT
The genomic region above belongs to Perca fluviatilis chromosome 24, GENO_Pfluv_1.0, whole genome shotgun sequence and contains:
- the fdx1 gene encoding adrenodoxin; protein product: MALVTALRRLSHVRLREYSWRTAAVTSSAGAWLTGQRSFTTGTQSLRSDNKVTVHFINRDGEKVTAKGSPGDSLLDIVINEDLDFDGFGACEGTLACSTCHLIFDEDVYKTLGPVTDEEMDMLDLAYGLTDTSRLGCQICLTRSLEGLVARVPESVADIRQSKDGSS